Proteins encoded by one window of Gordonia jinghuaiqii:
- a CDS encoding zinc-dependent alcohol dehydrogenase, whose translation MRAVTWQGKRHVSVDTVPDPKIIEPTDAIIKVTSTNICGSDLHLYEVLGPFMDPGDILGHEPMGIVEEVGTETGDLRVGDRVVIPFQISCGSCLFCNDGLMTQCETTRVTEQGTGAALFGYSQLYGSVPGGQAEYLRVPQAQFTHIKVPHENPDSRYVYLSDVLPTAWQAVAYAEIPRGGTVTVLGLGPIGDMAARIAAHQGARVIGVDRVPERLARAEVRGIETVNLDGVDDVGDAIRDLTGGLGTDSVIDAVGMEAHGSPLNKAMQSVVGLLPDAIARKTMSEVGVDRLGALYSAIDIVKRGGTISLSGVYGGAADPMPMLTMFDKQIRLHMGQANVKRWVEDIMPLLTDDDPLGVDTFATHELPLDKAPEAYEAFQRKTDGTVKVILKP comes from the coding sequence ATGCGCGCAGTGACGTGGCAGGGAAAACGACACGTGTCGGTCGACACCGTCCCCGATCCGAAGATCATCGAACCCACCGACGCGATCATCAAGGTGACCTCGACCAATATCTGCGGCTCGGATCTTCATCTCTATGAAGTACTCGGCCCGTTCATGGATCCCGGTGACATCCTCGGCCACGAGCCGATGGGCATCGTCGAGGAGGTCGGCACCGAGACCGGAGATCTCCGCGTGGGCGACCGCGTGGTCATCCCCTTCCAGATCTCCTGCGGGTCTTGCCTTTTCTGCAACGACGGACTCATGACCCAGTGCGAGACCACGCGGGTCACCGAACAGGGAACCGGCGCAGCACTCTTCGGCTACTCCCAGCTCTACGGTTCGGTGCCCGGCGGACAGGCGGAATACCTGCGCGTACCGCAGGCGCAGTTCACCCACATCAAAGTGCCCCACGAGAACCCCGACTCGCGATACGTCTACCTGTCGGATGTCCTGCCGACGGCATGGCAGGCCGTCGCCTACGCCGAGATCCCGCGTGGCGGAACGGTGACCGTGCTCGGCCTCGGACCGATCGGCGACATGGCGGCACGCATCGCGGCGCACCAGGGTGCGCGGGTGATCGGCGTCGACCGTGTCCCCGAACGTCTGGCGCGCGCCGAGGTCCGCGGAATCGAGACGGTGAACCTCGACGGGGTCGATGACGTCGGCGACGCGATCCGTGACCTCACCGGCGGCCTGGGTACCGATTCGGTCATCGACGCCGTCGGCATGGAGGCCCATGGTTCTCCGCTGAACAAGGCGATGCAGAGCGTCGTCGGTCTTCTCCCGGACGCGATCGCACGTAAGACGATGTCGGAGGTGGGCGTCGACCGTCTCGGCGCGCTGTACTCCGCGATCGACATCGTCAAGCGCGGCGGAACGATCTCGCTGTCCGGGGTCTACGGCGGCGCAGCTGATCCGATGCCGATGCTCACGATGTTCGACAAGCAGATCCGGCTCCACATGGGTCAGGCGAACGTGAAGAGGTGGGTCGAGGACATCATGCCGCTGCTCACCGACGACGATCCCCTCGGCGTCGACACCTTCGCCACGCACGAGCTCCCGCTCGACAAGGCACCCGAGGCCTATGAGGCCTTCCAGCGCAAGACCGACGGCACCGTGAAGGTGATTCTGAAACCCTGA
- a CDS encoding SigB/SigF/SigG family RNA polymerase sigma factor encodes MASRERGDHDDYGDVAPALRSMHDEPDDDRRAQLRDVIIERCLPLADHVARRFSERGEPIDDLRQVARIGLMHAIDRFDVERGNNFLAFAVPTVMGEVKRYFRDSTWSIRVPRRAQEASLNIAKASEELLQSLGRSPRPSELAEHLGIPVAEVIEGMVARSAYTASSIDAETSASADGWTLADTLGDDDERLELVEEFVTLQPALERLTDRERTILTLRFFKSMSQSEIARHVGISQMHVSRLLTRILENLRAEVVVDESEETADA; translated from the coding sequence ATGGCGTCACGTGAGCGCGGCGACCACGACGATTACGGCGACGTGGCACCCGCTCTGCGATCCATGCACGACGAACCCGACGACGATCGGCGCGCACAGCTCCGAGACGTGATCATCGAGCGGTGCCTACCGCTCGCCGATCACGTCGCCCGGCGGTTCTCCGAGCGTGGTGAGCCCATCGACGATCTTCGCCAGGTGGCCCGGATCGGATTGATGCACGCGATCGACCGTTTCGACGTCGAGCGCGGAAACAATTTCCTGGCGTTCGCGGTCCCCACGGTGATGGGGGAGGTCAAGCGGTACTTCCGCGACAGCACCTGGTCGATCCGAGTGCCTCGTCGCGCTCAGGAGGCATCGCTGAACATCGCCAAGGCGAGTGAGGAACTGCTGCAGTCGCTGGGGAGGTCGCCGCGACCGAGCGAGCTGGCCGAACACCTGGGGATTCCCGTTGCCGAGGTGATCGAAGGGATGGTCGCCCGCTCGGCGTACACGGCCAGTTCCATCGACGCCGAGACCAGCGCGTCAGCCGACGGCTGGACCCTTGCGGACACTCTCGGCGACGACGACGAACGTCTGGAACTCGTGGAAGAGTTCGTGACCCTGCAGCCCGCGCTCGAACGTCTCACCGACCGTGAACGCACGATCCTCACCCTGCGGTTCTTCAAGTCGATGTCGCAGAGTGAGATCGCACGTCACGTCGGGATCTCGCAGATGCACGTGTCCCGATTACTGACGCGCATCCTCGAGAACCTGCGGGCCGAGGTCGTGGTCGACGAGTCCGAAGAGACCGCCGACGCCTGA
- a CDS encoding STAS domain-containing protein, with translation MSLSSSTSFRSAFDAAAVSASDAHAHQLVSPKSYCVQGFSGSVDRDSAADFAAALDRVISGTVDGIVLDFSKISFFGTVGLVLLRSFIDDAGKRAIPVVLVGGRSITRPLELCGMARFVRTYAAIEDAERALTEDGVGPSTVELADAD, from the coding sequence ATGAGTCTCTCCTCGTCGACCTCGTTCCGCTCAGCCTTCGACGCCGCAGCCGTTTCCGCCTCCGATGCCCATGCGCATCAGCTCGTGTCGCCGAAATCCTATTGCGTGCAGGGCTTTTCGGGAAGCGTCGATCGCGATTCGGCAGCCGATTTCGCGGCCGCTCTGGACCGGGTCATCAGCGGTACCGTCGACGGCATCGTCCTCGACTTCTCCAAGATCAGCTTTTTCGGCACCGTCGGACTCGTTCTGCTCCGGTCGTTCATCGACGACGCGGGCAAGCGCGCGATCCCCGTGGTACTCGTCGGCGGTCGCAGCATCACCCGGCCCCTGGAGCTGTGCGGAATGGCACGCTTTGTTCGAACATATGCGGCGATCGAAGATGCCGAACGCGCGCTCACCGAGGACGGCGTCGGGCCAAGTACCGTCGAACTCGCCGACGCCGACTAA
- a CDS encoding GAF and ANTAR domain-containing protein, with protein sequence MNSPVEDEGDVHLRIAELARELHNGQGADDRQIASAVVQAAVMDIPGAEHASLTVASNRRSIESFASTDPLALLHDQIQSEVLEGPCISAALHDRIVRIDDLESETRWPAYRARALAETSTRSTLSIQMFTSQGAIGALNLFADKPHAFDLEAEDIGVVFATHAALAWNSMRKDQQFHSALANRDVIGQAKGMLMERFGIDAIGAFDLMKRLSQDSNTKLVEIARKITTSR encoded by the coding sequence ATGAACTCACCGGTCGAGGACGAGGGCGATGTGCACCTGCGTATCGCAGAACTCGCGCGTGAACTGCACAACGGTCAGGGTGCCGACGACCGGCAGATCGCGTCCGCAGTCGTGCAGGCAGCGGTCATGGACATCCCCGGCGCCGAGCATGCCAGTCTGACGGTGGCGAGCAACCGCAGATCCATCGAGTCGTTTGCCTCCACCGATCCGCTCGCACTGCTGCACGATCAGATCCAGTCCGAGGTTCTCGAGGGCCCGTGTATCTCGGCCGCGCTTCATGACCGGATCGTGCGCATCGATGACTTGGAGAGCGAGACCCGGTGGCCGGCCTACCGTGCTCGGGCACTCGCAGAGACCTCGACGCGGTCGACGCTGTCCATCCAGATGTTCACCAGCCAGGGCGCGATCGGCGCGCTCAACCTCTTCGCGGACAAACCGCACGCCTTCGATCTCGAAGCCGAGGACATCGGCGTCGTGTTCGCCACGCATGCCGCGTTGGCGTGGAACTCGATGAGAAAAGACCAGCAGTTCCACAGTGCGCTGGCCAATCGTGACGTGATCGGCCAGGCCAAGGGGATGCTGATGGAACGGTTCGGGATCGACGCCATCGGAGCGTTCGACCTCATGAAGAGGCTCTCGCAGGACTCGAACACCAAGCTTGTCGAGATCGCCCGTAAGATCACCACGAGCAGGTGA
- a CDS encoding CaiB/BaiF CoA transferase family protein produces MTPPCSGALDGLVIADFGRVLAGPYATMLLADLGAEVVKIERPGVGDDTRSWGPPWVGEASSYFLSVNRNKRSVAIDLSDPVGLEAARRLVDRADVVVENFMPGTMDRLGLGYDDVAALNPGLVYCSVTGFGGNNQLPGYDLLIQAVGGLMSITGPDPHTPTKVGVAVVDVITGLHAAVGILSALRHRDRTGEGQRVEVNLLSSLISALANQSSGYVAAGVVPTAMGNRHPSIAPYEVFSTSDRPFVLAVGNDRQFTALCEVLGRPGLAADAKYATNSARVANREELVRILNEALAADTADHWFDALTAKRVPCGPLNDIADAIALAERLGLDPVVTIDDPNREAPVRQVANPILFSATPPTYRSAPPLLDEHVATGPV; encoded by the coding sequence GTGACTCCTCCCTGCAGCGGTGCCCTCGACGGACTCGTCATCGCGGACTTCGGACGGGTGCTCGCCGGGCCCTACGCGACGATGCTGCTCGCCGATCTCGGCGCCGAGGTGGTCAAGATCGAGCGGCCGGGTGTCGGTGACGACACCCGGTCGTGGGGACCGCCGTGGGTCGGCGAGGCGTCGTCGTACTTCCTCTCGGTCAACCGCAACAAGCGGTCGGTGGCGATCGACCTGTCCGATCCGGTCGGTCTCGAGGCCGCCCGCCGGCTCGTCGACCGCGCCGACGTGGTGGTCGAGAACTTCATGCCCGGCACGATGGACCGTCTCGGACTCGGCTACGACGACGTCGCCGCACTCAACCCCGGCCTCGTCTACTGTTCGGTGACCGGCTTCGGCGGCAACAATCAGCTACCCGGCTACGACCTGCTGATCCAGGCGGTCGGCGGACTGATGAGCATCACCGGGCCCGATCCGCACACCCCGACGAAAGTCGGTGTCGCGGTGGTCGACGTGATCACCGGATTGCATGCGGCCGTGGGCATTCTGTCGGCGCTTCGGCACCGCGACCGGACGGGCGAGGGGCAGCGTGTCGAGGTCAACCTGCTGTCGTCGTTGATCTCCGCGCTCGCCAACCAGTCGTCGGGATATGTCGCCGCCGGAGTCGTGCCGACGGCGATGGGCAATCGGCATCCGAGCATCGCACCTTATGAGGTGTTCAGCACCTCCGACCGGCCGTTCGTGCTGGCGGTGGGCAACGACCGGCAGTTCACCGCGCTGTGCGAGGTGCTCGGCCGGCCCGGACTCGCCGCCGACGCGAAGTACGCGACCAACAGTGCTCGGGTGGCCAATCGTGAAGAGCTGGTACGCATTCTGAACGAAGCCCTGGCCGCGGATACCGCTGACCACTGGTTCGACGCACTGACCGCCAAACGGGTGCCGTGCGGTCCGCTCAACGACATCGCCGATGCCATCGCGCTCGCCGAGCGGCTGGGGCTCGACCCGGTCGTCACGATCGACGACCCGAACCGCGAGGCGCCGGTCAGGCAGGTGGCCAACCCGATCCTGTTCAGCGCGACCCCGCCGACCTACCGGTCGGCACCGCCCCTGCTCGATGAACACGTGGCGACCGGCCCGGTCTGA
- a CDS encoding acyl-CoA dehydrogenase family protein: MSRPSTLPQLFALDSLLDPDEIAIRDTVRDFATSRLRPHIADWFEDAKLPAREIAKELGSLGALGMHLEGYGCPGMSATAYGLACLELEAVDSGIRSLVSVQGSLAMFSIHHWGSEEQKNEWLPRMAAGEAIGCFGLTEPDFGSNPSGMRTNAKRDGGDWLLNGTKMWITNGSIADVAVVWAQTDLADSPAGIRGFVVPTDTPGFSAPEIHKKMSLRASVTSELVLDNVRLPESAMLPKAQGLRGPLTALGEARFGIIFGAIGAARDCLEVAIDYARTREVFDKPLAGYQITQTKIADMALEVGKGHLLAYHLGRLKDRGEITPEQVSTGKLNNTREAIKIARECRTILGAAGITLEYPVIRHANNLESVLTYEGTSEVHQLTIGRALTGQAAFR; encoded by the coding sequence ATGTCTCGCCCCAGTACCCTGCCGCAGCTCTTCGCACTCGACTCGCTGCTCGATCCCGACGAGATCGCCATCCGCGACACCGTGCGGGACTTCGCGACCTCGCGACTGCGGCCGCACATCGCCGACTGGTTCGAGGACGCGAAACTGCCCGCCCGCGAGATCGCCAAGGAACTCGGCAGCCTCGGCGCGCTGGGTATGCATCTGGAGGGCTACGGCTGCCCGGGTATGAGCGCGACCGCGTACGGCCTGGCCTGCCTCGAGCTCGAGGCGGTGGACTCCGGCATCCGCAGTCTCGTGTCCGTGCAGGGATCGCTGGCGATGTTCTCCATCCACCACTGGGGCTCGGAGGAGCAGAAGAACGAGTGGTTGCCGCGGATGGCCGCAGGTGAGGCGATCGGATGCTTCGGCCTGACCGAGCCCGACTTCGGGTCCAATCCGTCGGGGATGCGCACCAACGCCAAGCGCGACGGCGGTGACTGGCTGCTCAACGGCACCAAGATGTGGATAACCAACGGATCGATCGCCGACGTCGCGGTCGTGTGGGCTCAAACCGACCTCGCCGACAGCCCCGCAGGCATCCGCGGCTTCGTGGTCCCCACCGACACTCCGGGATTCTCCGCGCCGGAGATCCACAAGAAGATGTCGCTGCGCGCCTCGGTCACCTCCGAACTGGTCCTGGACAACGTGCGTCTGCCCGAGTCGGCGATGCTGCCGAAGGCGCAGGGGTTGCGCGGCCCGCTGACCGCACTCGGCGAGGCTCGTTTCGGCATCATCTTCGGGGCCATCGGCGCGGCCCGCGACTGCCTCGAGGTCGCCATCGACTACGCCCGGACCCGCGAGGTCTTCGACAAACCGCTCGCCGGCTACCAGATCACCCAGACCAAGATCGCCGACATGGCGCTCGAGGTCGGCAAGGGGCATCTGCTCGCCTACCACCTCGGCCGTCTGAAGGATCGCGGGGAGATCACCCCCGAACAGGTGAGCACCGGCAAGCTCAACAACACGCGCGAAGCCATCAAGATCGCCCGCGAATGCCGGACCATCCTCGGCGCCGCAGGCATCACCCTCGAGTACCCGGTCATCCGGCACGCCAACAACCTGGAGTCGGTCCTCACCTACGAGGGCACCTCCGAGGTTCACCAGCTCACGATCGGTCGCGCGCTGACCGGCCAGGCAGCCTTTCGGTGA
- a CDS encoding LacI family DNA-binding transcriptional regulator has protein sequence MADGQRTPTLKEIAQRAGVHVSTASRVLRQAEPADGWSESALRVREVADELGYQRNFWAASLRTRKTTTLGVVMTRLTDGVVATTYQGIEQEATRAGYSVLLSSPPDDPEAQRRAIELLVGRQVDGLLLSGLHRPGHEFISSLRIGAIPMLALTRHGDAGLPFVGGDDVRGGHLAARHLLDRGYTDLAVIAGPGHATTATDRLAGFRAEVRQAGITLPDDRIVPSTFEVDGGIAAGHALLDAPDRPRAIFAVSDTIAVGVLGVARDLGLRIPEDLALIGYNDIPIAAQLPVPLTTVRSPAREIGETAVRCLLDLTAGRDVESRRLPVELVVRGST, from the coding sequence GTGGCCGATGGGCAGCGCACGCCGACGCTGAAGGAGATCGCGCAGCGCGCCGGTGTCCACGTGTCGACGGCATCACGGGTGCTCCGCCAGGCCGAGCCCGCCGACGGATGGTCGGAGTCGGCACTGCGCGTCCGCGAGGTCGCCGACGAGCTCGGCTACCAGCGCAACTTCTGGGCGGCCAGCCTGCGCACCCGCAAGACCACCACGCTCGGCGTCGTGATGACGCGTCTCACCGACGGGGTGGTCGCCACGACCTACCAGGGCATCGAACAGGAGGCCACCCGTGCCGGGTACTCCGTGCTGTTGTCGAGCCCGCCCGATGACCCAGAGGCACAACGCCGGGCCATCGAGCTGCTCGTCGGCCGTCAGGTCGACGGCCTGCTGCTGAGCGGGTTGCACCGGCCGGGACACGAGTTCATCTCCTCGCTGAGGATCGGCGCGATTCCCATGCTCGCCCTGACCCGTCACGGCGATGCCGGACTGCCGTTCGTCGGCGGCGACGATGTGCGCGGCGGACACCTCGCCGCCCGCCATCTCCTCGACCGCGGGTACACCGACCTCGCCGTCATCGCCGGACCGGGGCATGCCACGACAGCCACCGACCGCCTCGCCGGTTTCCGCGCGGAGGTCCGGCAGGCGGGGATCACGCTGCCCGACGACCGGATCGTCCCCTCGACCTTCGAGGTCGACGGGGGCATCGCGGCCGGCCACGCCCTGCTCGACGCGCCGGACCGCCCGCGGGCGATCTTCGCGGTGTCGGACACCATCGCCGTCGGAGTCCTCGGTGTCGCACGCGATCTCGGCCTGCGCATCCCCGAAGACCTGGCCCTCATCGGCTACAACGACATCCCGATCGCCGCACAGCTACCCGTCCCGCTGACGACGGTCCGCTCCCCCGCCCGCGAGATCGGCGAGACCGCGGTCCGCTGCCTGCTCGACCTGACGGCGGGACGCGACGTCGAATCCCGGCGTCTGCCCGTCGAACTCGTGGTCCGCGGGAGTACGTGA
- a CDS encoding mycofactocin-coupled SDR family oxidoreductase, with protein MARLAGKVAFITGVARGQGRAHAVRLASEGAQIIGVDLAGPLPGVPYDSATEEDLAQTRRLVEEQGARAILTRCDTRDLDGLTVAVADGVAALGGLDVVVANAGICIPQTWDEVTPRSFADTIDINVTGVWNTVTASAQHLIARGGGSVILTSSLAGKKLQPFMVHYTTSKHALVGMSRAFAAELGRHNIRVNTVHPGAAITPMGSGQMVARIEQTNQANPRLAGMGMTFLNQFAAEAEEVANVVAFLASDESAFITAEEISIDGGAQHF; from the coding sequence GTGGCGCGTTTGGCAGGCAAGGTCGCGTTCATCACCGGCGTCGCGCGCGGACAGGGACGCGCGCATGCGGTACGACTGGCGAGCGAGGGTGCGCAGATCATCGGCGTCGACCTGGCGGGGCCGCTTCCCGGGGTGCCGTACGACTCGGCCACCGAGGAGGATCTCGCTCAGACGCGACGGCTGGTGGAGGAGCAGGGAGCGAGGGCGATTCTCACCCGATGTGACACCCGTGATCTCGACGGGTTGACCGTTGCGGTGGCCGACGGGGTCGCGGCACTCGGCGGTCTCGACGTGGTGGTGGCCAACGCGGGAATCTGCATCCCCCAGACGTGGGATGAGGTGACCCCACGGAGTTTCGCCGACACCATCGACATCAATGTGACCGGCGTGTGGAACACCGTCACCGCATCGGCGCAGCACCTCATCGCCCGCGGCGGGGGCTCGGTCATCCTGACGAGTTCGCTGGCAGGAAAGAAGCTGCAGCCCTTCATGGTCCACTACACGACCAGCAAGCATGCACTGGTCGGGATGTCGCGGGCTTTCGCAGCGGAACTGGGCCGGCACAACATCCGCGTCAACACCGTCCACCCGGGCGCGGCGATCACCCCGATGGGTTCGGGACAGATGGTCGCGCGCATCGAGCAGACCAATCAGGCCAATCCGCGATTGGCCGGGATGGGCATGACCTTCCTCAACCAGTTCGCCGCCGAGGCCGAGGAGGTGGCGAATGTCGTCGCGTTCCTCGCGTCGGACGAATCGGCGTTCATCACCGCCGAGGAGATCTCCATCGACGGTGGTGCGCAGCACTTCTGA
- a CDS encoding solute symporter family protein has protein sequence MNGDTDFLAIAICVAVISLTLWITFAVARRSRSADGFFAAGRSISSWQNGFAISGEFISAGSFLGTTGLIFYKGVDGTVILFTSVISFIPVLLLLAEKMRNIGKYTIGDVLVFRTEARRVRVAVAFSTVATGTFVLLAQLVAAGTLLQAIAGIPFWLSVLVAGILMAVYVFVGGMVATTWVQIIKSSILAVLAAVIALGVLAKFGFSLPLLFSSATDHAVEGDAIFTPGVIFGDGGTINLISYALTFALGTAGMAHILIRFFTVPEAGTARRSLGWTVALCSMFYLIVVLMGYGAAAVLGANGAEKVGPGGNLAAPVLVTELGGGAGTLGGSLALALVSAVAFASIVAVVAGVVISAAGTFARDVWPSLVRSRRGPAIDEAHVDVAEAVDEDQQARIARYGAVVFSIFAIGLTLLIGDDTNITYFMGMAFMVAGSAHLPALVLSLSWRRFTAAGAMWGILTGLISTIVTLMLTDALWMGSGDAPLNIQLPVIITLPLSLIACVAGSLISGHKKADPGYDDEKFAEMIVRAETGIGAEVASSH, from the coding sequence ATGAACGGTGACACCGACTTCCTGGCCATCGCCATCTGTGTGGCGGTCATCTCGCTGACCCTGTGGATCACCTTCGCCGTCGCCCGGCGTTCGCGCAGCGCCGACGGCTTCTTCGCCGCGGGTCGTTCCATCTCGAGCTGGCAGAACGGCTTTGCGATCTCCGGCGAGTTCATCTCGGCCGGCAGTTTCCTGGGCACCACCGGCCTGATCTTCTACAAGGGCGTCGACGGCACGGTCATCTTGTTCACCTCCGTGATCTCGTTCATCCCGGTCCTGCTCCTCCTCGCGGAGAAGATGCGCAACATCGGGAAGTACACGATCGGTGACGTGCTGGTGTTCCGCACCGAGGCCCGGCGCGTCCGTGTGGCAGTCGCCTTCAGCACGGTGGCAACCGGAACGTTCGTGTTGCTGGCCCAACTGGTCGCGGCGGGAACACTGCTCCAGGCGATCGCCGGGATCCCGTTCTGGCTGTCGGTCCTCGTCGCCGGAATACTCATGGCCGTCTATGTTTTCGTCGGCGGCATGGTTGCCACCACGTGGGTGCAGATCATCAAATCCTCCATTCTGGCCGTCCTCGCCGCGGTGATCGCGCTGGGTGTGCTCGCGAAATTCGGCTTCAGCCTCCCGCTGCTGTTCTCCTCGGCCACCGACCACGCGGTCGAGGGTGACGCGATCTTCACGCCCGGCGTGATCTTCGGCGACGGCGGGACGATCAACCTGATCTCCTACGCACTCACGTTCGCGCTCGGCACGGCGGGCATGGCGCACATCCTGATCCGATTCTTCACCGTGCCGGAGGCAGGCACTGCGCGTCGCTCGCTGGGCTGGACCGTGGCGCTCTGCAGCATGTTCTATCTGATCGTCGTCCTCATGGGATACGGCGCGGCGGCTGTGCTCGGTGCGAACGGTGCCGAGAAGGTCGGTCCCGGTGGCAATCTCGCGGCCCCAGTGCTGGTGACCGAACTCGGTGGTGGTGCGGGAACCCTCGGCGGTTCGCTGGCACTGGCACTCGTCTCGGCGGTGGCCTTCGCCTCGATCGTCGCCGTGGTCGCCGGCGTGGTGATCAGCGCGGCCGGCACCTTTGCCCGTGATGTCTGGCCGTCGCTGGTCCGATCACGCCGCGGCCCGGCGATCGACGAGGCACATGTCGACGTCGCCGAGGCGGTGGACGAGGATCAGCAGGCGCGCATCGCCCGTTACGGCGCAGTGGTGTTCAGCATCTTCGCCATCGGTCTCACCCTGCTGATCGGCGACGACACCAACATCACCTACTTCATGGGGATGGCGTTCATGGTGGCCGGCAGTGCACACCTCCCGGCGCTGGTGCTCAGCCTGAGCTGGCGACGGTTCACCGCGGCCGGGGCGATGTGGGGAATCCTCACCGGTCTCATCTCGACGATCGTCACCCTGATGCTCACCGACGCGCTCTGGATGGGCAGCGGCGACGCACCCCTGAACATCCAACTGCCGGTGATCATCACGTTGCCGCTGAGTCTGATCGCGTGCGTGGCGGGATCGTTGATCTCGGGCCACAAGAAGGCCGACCCCGGCTACGACGACGAGAAGTTCGCCGAGATGATCGTGCGGGCCGAGACCGGCATCGGCGCCGAAGTCGCGTCGTCGCACTGA
- a CDS encoding DUF485 domain-containing protein: MLALPEIAELRRRRRTVTLGLGLATVGLFAAFIIGFAYFPETLGATLIGGIPLSLWVVLVEFVGTWVLVFIYFRLSRGYLQPAADAASTAVTSAIAASERAVLSKEHSA, encoded by the coding sequence ATGCTGGCTCTTCCCGAGATCGCCGAACTGCGTCGTCGACGCCGCACGGTCACGCTGGGACTGGGCCTGGCCACCGTCGGCCTGTTCGCCGCCTTCATCATCGGGTTCGCCTACTTCCCGGAGACCCTGGGGGCCACACTGATCGGCGGGATCCCGTTGTCGCTCTGGGTGGTTCTGGTCGAGTTCGTCGGCACCTGGGTGCTGGTGTTCATCTACTTCCGCCTGTCGCGCGGCTATCTGCAGCCCGCGGCCGACGCGGCGAGCACGGCGGTCACCTCCGCCATCGCCGCCTCCGAGCGTGCGGTTCTCTCGAAGGAGCATTCGGCATGA
- a CDS encoding nuclear transport factor 2 family protein, with protein MTGMDADLEARLTRLEDLETIRALDARYCRHLDDGNWDDLMTLFTEDGEFDGLSNPRGKVEMRAFFAGLAEGGLTSFWHFITNLEIDIDGDKAVARSFLWQPCVLDGEASIAAGRYTDTLVKRDGQWLYRVKKVRFHFFGPLTDGWDENQFALDSARAAAVNP; from the coding sequence ATGACTGGCATGGATGCGGACCTCGAGGCGCGGTTGACGCGCCTCGAAGACCTGGAGACGATCCGCGCGCTCGACGCCCGGTACTGCCGTCACCTCGACGACGGGAACTGGGATGACCTGATGACACTGTTCACCGAGGACGGGGAGTTCGACGGGCTGTCGAACCCGCGGGGGAAGGTCGAGATGCGGGCGTTCTTCGCCGGGCTCGCCGAAGGCGGGCTCACCTCGTTCTGGCATTTCATCACCAACCTCGAGATCGACATCGACGGCGACAAGGCCGTCGCGCGCTCGTTCCTCTGGCAGCCGTGCGTCCTCGACGGTGAGGCCTCCATCGCCGCCGGGCGCTACACCGACACCCTCGTCAAACGCGACGGGCAGTGGCTCTACCGAGTGAAGAAGGTTCGGTTCCATTTCTTCGGACCGCTCACCGACGGTTGGGACGAGAATCAGTTCGCGCTGGACTCGGCGCGCGCCGCGGCGGTGAACCCGTGA
- a CDS encoding TetR/AcrR family transcriptional regulator: MNTRSPSATTASRDRILDAALDEFFTAGFHGSTMRTIGNRAGCSAANVYNHFENKSDLLVEILRQASDEQFTATRNAIRRAGKDPVAQWRAAVDAHALYTAERPRECLVANTELRYLGEIDRKRVVGSRDAQEAQFIEIAENAVEQGLFHIDRVHQAVTAVLLMCAGIPVWFRPDGPRSAAQVAADYAGYALNLVGYREPAPTH; this comes from the coding sequence ATGAACACCCGATCGCCTTCGGCGACCACCGCCTCACGGGATCGCATCCTCGACGCCGCGCTGGACGAGTTCTTCACTGCCGGATTCCACGGCTCGACGATGCGCACAATCGGCAATCGTGCTGGTTGCAGCGCCGCGAACGTGTACAACCATTTCGAGAACAAGTCGGATCTGCTCGTCGAGATCCTGCGTCAGGCCAGTGACGAGCAGTTCACGGCGACGCGCAACGCGATCCGCCGTGCCGGCAAGGATCCGGTGGCGCAGTGGCGGGCGGCGGTCGACGCCCACGCGCTGTACACCGCAGAACGTCCTCGCGAGTGCCTGGTCGCCAACACCGAGTTGCGCTACCTCGGCGAGATCGACCGCAAGCGCGTCGTCGGATCCCGCGATGCCCAGGAAGCCCAGTTCATCGAGATCGCCGAAAACGCAGTCGAACAGGGGTTATTTCACATCGATCGCGTACACCAGGCGGTCACCGCGGTGCTGCTGATGTGCGCGGGCATCCCGGTGTGGTTCCGCCCGGACGGCCCACGGTCGGCCGCGCAGGTCGCCGCCGACTACGCCGGGTACGCACTGAACCTGGTCGGATACCGCGAACCCGCGCCAACACATTGA